In Scophthalmus maximus strain ysfricsl-2021 chromosome 5, ASM2237912v1, whole genome shotgun sequence, a single window of DNA contains:
- the kiaa1522 gene encoding uncharacterized protein KIAA1522 homolog isoform X3, whose protein sequence is MGNSIQKKKKKRAEAEKNSSAPPSPNPVREKPKGLRQFGRPDKVKPAGPKGNDDQKRLAVHYTSSQHHQENVFIEGSRPQYLEDLHTEAQEGLKILQQEEHKNGVTFADNESISSSNTLRPEQDISSMDGGGSSESRATSRNTDTTVTSSVSTRPVLTRQGSTFKPLNPVRRLDKSRKRSRRTTIMGIPNQVQKELALLRSSTFQPLVSVKLPNHDGQVTDSQSGVVIIPTVDGGTLAANKEGARVHLSELEQASRDEQLFRKHLQAIYQDGQPLNHKGFGSHLCPTSTLRPKSLAVPGMTTSSSFCPTTMFSYLQEPQGPVMSISPQATYLSTIIPNAVLPASIEVIEIGRSISRTRGSSVNHGGSVHTVSKSNLASRDSSVSPLLFRRSDGDGFQPDHSCSDSTQMPTSTSGSNWSVSQSSKTIISNSSPVSSKRSTHSGYSQSLGLNGQESQQEHSGGDQDHVSLCSSASEISSPYSKSENLFTAQGSESGMSCSVTAGEEAKNKRNSTRSLSVMKTKQPPAPPQRTNSLHSNTMRSSSRFLVDSKDLNDSVSGQVETATENTLVKDEIELVTGNINKIPTPIPNSIGSSSPDVSSSPLSPTQASSIETEGPPEPQSESRSSSPQKAPSEGEKFERTMSPSSGYSSQSGTPTLSPKGISPTSPEKQKKPVKPERSVSRASSSAASPSSSLTSLSSGTPEPVHPDFSTCSPSLPPQGTSPTVTSNKLTPKKNSSTLREEFRELLNIPPPPKVKAPCSPPPETWVHNRRAFELLCGPHPCVSKETHKPPKIQDSTVKQVWTQDRPTKEIQVFVEKQTTIVKPTIKLSERVAKPVTLSATDLEDVQKELENRECPVAETERVEASADVQPQEQSSGPVVKNPKNQETTQKKDPPPVMKKPMTILERDELVSTEQSVESEQREMSSSTQIEVNLVVENHAASSQDGVMVLVEKSDNEMDRGEAPSMQTLSVEAPKVKKVSPPLTPPPAYHPAPPPSRKTPPSSVSMPPTELEGVQEEIHIVESCWPPPPPPLEGDSVFDGGDEVDFPPPPPPFVTDSAPDVMDSCVKKLDLLDDCTVVAQEVGEMNMDSSEAGTSAQGENPDMPEAVPKSAVHDNKPEIAVQLSKSNSDDEISCKPVQNVSSLSDSVPPLPEEAPLLPPMKRAENPASVTALVASSSVLRQNSLKIEDQSSSGSPVSAQTPLTVPVAPPLPAESITHGVNFRRQPSAANRDTRSKELLSRHKSAPIPKEDANIPLVTPSLLQMVRLRSVNMTEDQVKAPSEDKLINHEAPVQENCPVSIPGPQYIPQKPIRKSLSLKYPPQTVKTSSVTLNAPSMRLQEAVRMKTAAMSSRDGLQSRLGVRSPSYNCVSEPGGLSPASTASFIFSRSTKKVVIETATASSSEAQASLKQSLAAELMQVSDQSRPATFSNGGVKCDKVPPPVAKKPAHGSISPSQHHPACSGKMEYSVEGNGAIGGVQHTSGITPPETTITRVTADTIETLF, encoded by the exons ATGGGGAACAGcatccagaagaagaagaagaagagggcagaggcagagaaaaactCCTCTGCACCCCCGTCCCCGAATCCAGTCAGGGAAAAACCAAAAGGTCTCCGGCAGTTTGGACGTCCAGACAAAGTGAAGCCAG CTGGCCCAAAGGGTAATGATGACCAGAAGAGGTTGGCTGTCCACTACACAAGCTCACAGCACCACCAGGAGAATGTTTTCATTGAGGGCAGCAGACCACAGTACCTGGAGGACCTGCACACTGAGGCTCAGGAGGGACTGAAGATACTACAGCAGGAAG AACACAAAAATGGAGTGACCTTTGCTGACAATGAAAGCATTTCT TCCTCAAACACCCTCCGTCCAGAGCAGGATATCAGCTCCATGGATGGAGGTGGCTCTTCGGAGTCGAGAGCCACTAGCAGGAATACTGACACCACAGTAACCTCTTCAGTGTCAACAAGGCCTGTGCTCACCCGCCAAG gATCTACATTCAAGCCCCTGAATCCAGTAAGAAGGTTAGAtaagagcaggaagaggagcaggaggaccaCCATCATGGGTATTCCAAACCAGGTCCAGAAAGAGCTTG CACTCCTCAGAAGTTCCACCTTCCAGCCACTTGTTTCTGTGAAGCTCCCTAATCACGATGGACAGGTCACTGACAGCCAATCAGGTGTTGTTATCATTCCTACAGTTGATGGAGGGACCCTGGCAGCAAATAAGGAAGGAGCAAGAGTGCATCTTTCAGAGTTGGAG CAGGCATCCAGAGATGAACAGCTGTTTAGGAAGCACCTCCAGGCAATATACCAGGACGGGCAGCCCCTTAACCACAAGGGCTTTGGCTCCCATCTCTGCCCCACATCCACTCTGAGACCCAAGTCCCTTGCAGTACCTGGCAtgaccacttcctcctccttctgtcctaCAACAATGTTTAGCTATCTCCAGGAACCTCAG GGCCCAGTGATGTCCATATCTCCTCAGGCCACTTACTTGTCTACAATCATCCCTAATGCGGTCTTGCCAGCCTCAATTGAAGTCATAGAGATAGGTCGCAGCATCAGCCGGACTCGTGGCAGCAGTGTCAACCATGGTGGTAGTGTCCACACTGTAAGCAAAAGCAACCTTGCGTCCAGAGACTCATCAGTCAGCCCTTTGTTGTTCAGAAGATCAGATGGTGATGGTTTCCAGCCTGACCATTCCTGCAGCGATTCCACACAGATGCCCACATCAACTTCAGGGTCAAACTGGAGTGTGTCACAGTCTTCAAAGACCATTATTTCAAACTCCTCCCCTGTATCCTCTAAGCGGAGCACACACAGTGGGTACTCCCAGAGCTTGGGTCTTAATGGACAGGAAAGCCAGCAAGAGCACTCTGGTGGAGATCAAGACCATGTCAGTCTATGTAGCTCAGCTAGCGAGATTAGCAGCCCCTACAGTAAAAGTGAAAATCTTTTCACAGCTCAAGGATCCGAGTCTGGCATGTCATGTTCAGTGACTGCTGGGGAGGAGGCAAAGAACAAGCGTAACTCCACTCGTAGTCTTTCAGTAATGAAGACGAAGCAACCCCCTGCACCTCCACAGAGAACAAACTCTCTCCATAGTAATACGATGAGAAGTAGTTCCAGGTTTCTGGTGGATAGCAAGGATCTTAATGACTCTGTGTCTGGACAGGTGGAAACTGCTACAGAAAATACTCTTGTGAAGGATGAGATTGAATTGGTCACtggaaatattaataaaatcCCCACCCCTATACCAAATTCTATTGGGTCCAGCTCCCCAGATGTTTCCTCCAGTCCTCTGAGCCCCACACAGGCCTCCTCCATAGAGACTGAAGGGCCACCAGAGCCGCAATCAGAATCCAGAAGCTCTTCCCCACAGAAAGCTCCCTCAGAAGGGGAAAAATTTGAACGGACCATGTCCCCTTCTAGTGGATACTCCAGCCAGAGTGGAACTCCAACACTTTCCCCTAAAGGTATCTCCCCAACCTCcccagaaaaacagaagaaaccaGTCAAGCCAGAGAGATCAGTGTCTCGGGCCTCAtcctctgcagcttctccttcctcttctcttacGTCTCTATCATCCGGTACACCTGAGCCAGTACACCCAGATTTTTCCACATGTAGCCCAAGTCTTCCTCCACAGGGCACTTCACCCACAGTTACATCAAACAAGCTCACACCAAAAAAGAATTCGTCAACATTGAGAGAAGAATTCAGAGAGCTCTTGAACATCCCACCACCTCCTAAGGTCAAAGCACcatgctctcctcctccagagacaTGGGTCCACAACAGACGTGCCTTTGAGCTCCTGTGTGGGCCCCACCCCTGTGTCAGCAAAGAAACCCACAAACCCCCAAAGATACAGGACAGCACAGTTAAACAGGTATGGACCCAGGATAGACCCACAAAGGAGATACAagtttttgttgaaaaacaGACAACTATAGTCAAACCCACCATAAAATTATCAGAACGTGTAGCAAAGCCTGTGACATTGTCAGCAACAGATCTTGAAGATGTCCAGAAAGAGCTAGAGAACAGGGAATGTCCAGTCGCTGAAACAGAGCGAGTGGAAGCAAGTGCAGATGTTCAGCCACAAGAGCAGAGTAGTGGCCCTGTAGTGAAAAACCCCAAGAACCAAGAGACAACTCAAAAGAAAGATCCCCCTCCTGTGATGAAAAAACCCATGACAATACTGGAAAGAGACGAACTGGTGTCAACAGAGCAGTCAGTAGAGAGCGAGCAAAGGGAAATGAGTAGTAGTACCCAGATAGAAGTAAATTTAGTTGTTGAGAACCATGCAGCATCCTCACAGGATGGGGTTATGGTTTTAGTTGAGAAGAGTGATAATGAGATGGACAGAGGTGAGGCCCCATCCATGCAGACACTTTCCGTAGAAGCGCCTAAAGTTAAAAAGGTCTCACCACCACTTACCCCTCCCCCAGCATACCACCCTGCACCTCCTCCCTCAAGAAAGACACCACCTTCATCGGTGTCAATGCCACCAACTGAATTAGAGGGGGTACAGGAGGAGATCCACATTGTCGAGTCTTGCTGgcctcctcccccaccaccatTGGAAGGGGACTCAGTCTttgatggaggagatgaggttGACTTTCCTCCCCCGCCGCCGCCATTTGTAACAGACAGTGCGCCAGATGTGATGGACAGTTGTGTCAAAAAGCTGGACCTCCTTGATGATTGTACTGTTGTTGCACAGGAAGTTGGAGAGATGAATATGGACTCAAGTGAAGCTGGGACATCTGCACAGGGAGAAAATCCAGATATGCCCGAAGCTGTTCCAAAATCAGCAGTACACGACAACAAACCAGAGATTGCTGTGCAACTTTCAAAATCTAACAGTGATGATGAGATTTCTTGTAAACCAGTGCAGAATGTTTCATCTCTTTCAGATAGTGTCCCACCTCTACCAGAAGAGGCACCTCTTTTACCACCAATGAAAAGAGCAGAGAACCCTGCATCAGTCACTGCTTTGGTTGCTTCCAGCAGTGTCCTGAGGCAAAACTCTCTGAAGATTGAGGATCAGTCTTCCTCAGGGTCACCCGTTAGTGCCCAAACTCCACTTACAGTCCCAGTAGCCCCGCCTCTACCAGCAGAGAGCATAACACATGGGGTTAATTTCAGACGGCAGCCCAGTGCAGCAAACCGAGACACCAGGAGCAAGGAGTTACTTTCCCGCCACAAAAGTGCACCCATTCCTAAAGAGGATGCAAATATACCTCTTGTCACCCCCTCCCTGCTTCAGATGGTTCGTCTCAGATCAGTCAACATGACTGAAGATCAGGTGAAAGCTCCCTCTGAGGACAAGCTAATAAACCACGAGGCTCCAGTTCAGGAGAATTGCCCCGTCTCAATCCCAGGACCTCAATACATTCCGCAAAAGCCCATCCGCAAGTCTCTGTCTCTAAAATACCCACCTCAGACAGTAAAAACTTCCTCCGTGACACTGAACGCCCCTTCCATGCGCTTACAAGAAGCCGTACGTATGAAAACTGCAGCCATGTCTTCAAGAGATGGTCTTCAATCGAGACTGGGTGTGAGATCACCCAGCTACAACTGTGTCAGTGAACCAGGAGGTCTGTCCCCAGCCTCTACCGCCAGCTTTATCTTCTCCAGGAGCACAAAAAAGGTTGTCATAGAGACTGCGACTGCCTCGTCGTCTGAAGCTCAGGCAAGTCTGAAGCAAAGCTTGGCGGCCGAGCTCATGCAGGTGTCTGACCAATCAAGGCCTGCCACTTTCTCCAACGGTGGGGTGAAGTGTGACAAAGTTCCTCCACCGGTAGCTAAGAAGCCGGCACATGGAAGCATCAGTCCTTCACAACATCACCCTGCCTGTTCGGGAAAGATGGAGTACAGTGTTGAAGGAAATGGAGCAATAGGAGGAGTACAACATACGAGCGGAATAACACCTCCTGAGACAACAA TTACAAGAGTGACAGCAGACACAATTGAAACACTGTTTTGA
- the kiaa1522 gene encoding uncharacterized protein KIAA1522 homolog isoform X4 codes for MVVYLRKSIHSLLSVFKKKAGPKGNDDQKRLAVHYTSSQHHQENVFIEGSRPQYLEDLHTEAQEGLKILQQEEHKNGVTFADNESISSSNTLRPEQDISSMDGGGSSESRATSRNTDTTVTSSVSTRPVLTRQGSTFKPLNPVRRLDKSRKRSRRTTIMGIPNQVQKELALLRSSTFQPLVSVKLPNHDGQVTDSQSGVVIIPTVDGGTLAANKEGARVHLSELEQASRDEQLFRKHLQAIYQDGQPLNHKGFGSHLCPTSTLRPKSLAVPGMTTSSSFCPTTMFSYLQEPQGPVMSISPQATYLSTIIPNAVLPASIEVIEIGRSISRTRGSSVNHGGSVHTVSKSNLASRDSSVSPLLFRRSDGDGFQPDHSCSDSTQMPTSTSGSNWSVSQSSKTIISNSSPVSSKRSTHSGYSQSLGLNGQESQQEHSGGDQDHVSLCSSASEISSPYSKSENLFTAQGSESGMSCSVTAGEEAKNKRNSTRSLSVMKTKQPPAPPQRTNSLHSNTMRSSSRFLVDSKDLNDSVSGQVETATENTLVKDEIELVTGNINKIPTPIPNSIGSSSPDVSSSPLSPTQASSIETEGPPEPQSESRSSSPQKAPSEGEKFERTMSPSSGYSSQSGTPTLSPKGISPTSPEKQKKPVKPERSVSRASSSAASPSSSLTSLSSGTPEPVHPDFSTCSPSLPPQGTSPTVTSNKLTPKKNSSTLREEFRELLNIPPPPKVKAPCSPPPETWVHNRRAFELLCGPHPCVSKETHKPPKIQDSTVKQVWTQDRPTKEIQVFVEKQTTIVKPTIKLSERVAKPVTLSATDLEDVQKELENRECPVAETERVEASADVQPQEQSSGPVVKNPKNQETTQKKDPPPVMKKPMTILERDELVSTEQSVESEQREMSSSTQIEVNLVVENHAASSQDGVMVLVEKSDNEMDRGEAPSMQTLSVEAPKVKKVSPPLTPPPAYHPAPPPSRKTPPSSVSMPPTELEGVQEEIHIVESCWPPPPPPLEGDSVFDGGDEVDFPPPPPPFVTDSAPDVMDSCVKKLDLLDDCTVVAQEVGEMNMDSSEAGTSAQGENPDMPEAVPKSAVHDNKPEIAVQLSKSNSDDEISCKPVQNVSSLSDSVPPLPEEAPLLPPMKRAENPASVTALVASSSVLRQNSLKIEDQSSSGSPVSAQTPLTVPVAPPLPAESITHGVNFRRQPSAANRDTRSKELLSRHKSAPIPKEDANIPLVTPSLLQMVRLRSVNMTEDQVKAPSEDKLINHEAPVQENCPVSIPGPQYIPQKPIRKSLSLKYPPQTVKTSSVTLNAPSMRLQEAVRMKTAAMSSRDGLQSRLGVRSPSYNCVSEPGGLSPASTASFIFSRSTKKVVIETATASSSEAQASLKQSLAAELMQVSDQSRPATFSNGGVKCDKVPPPVAKKPAHGSISPSQHHPACSGKMEYSVEGNGAIGGVQHTSGITPPETTITRVTADTIETLF; via the exons ATGGTGGTCTACTTGAGGAAGAGCATCCactctctgctgtctgtcttcAAGAAGAAGG CTGGCCCAAAGGGTAATGATGACCAGAAGAGGTTGGCTGTCCACTACACAAGCTCACAGCACCACCAGGAGAATGTTTTCATTGAGGGCAGCAGACCACAGTACCTGGAGGACCTGCACACTGAGGCTCAGGAGGGACTGAAGATACTACAGCAGGAAG AACACAAAAATGGAGTGACCTTTGCTGACAATGAAAGCATTTCT TCCTCAAACACCCTCCGTCCAGAGCAGGATATCAGCTCCATGGATGGAGGTGGCTCTTCGGAGTCGAGAGCCACTAGCAGGAATACTGACACCACAGTAACCTCTTCAGTGTCAACAAGGCCTGTGCTCACCCGCCAAG gATCTACATTCAAGCCCCTGAATCCAGTAAGAAGGTTAGAtaagagcaggaagaggagcaggaggaccaCCATCATGGGTATTCCAAACCAGGTCCAGAAAGAGCTTG CACTCCTCAGAAGTTCCACCTTCCAGCCACTTGTTTCTGTGAAGCTCCCTAATCACGATGGACAGGTCACTGACAGCCAATCAGGTGTTGTTATCATTCCTACAGTTGATGGAGGGACCCTGGCAGCAAATAAGGAAGGAGCAAGAGTGCATCTTTCAGAGTTGGAG CAGGCATCCAGAGATGAACAGCTGTTTAGGAAGCACCTCCAGGCAATATACCAGGACGGGCAGCCCCTTAACCACAAGGGCTTTGGCTCCCATCTCTGCCCCACATCCACTCTGAGACCCAAGTCCCTTGCAGTACCTGGCAtgaccacttcctcctccttctgtcctaCAACAATGTTTAGCTATCTCCAGGAACCTCAG GGCCCAGTGATGTCCATATCTCCTCAGGCCACTTACTTGTCTACAATCATCCCTAATGCGGTCTTGCCAGCCTCAATTGAAGTCATAGAGATAGGTCGCAGCATCAGCCGGACTCGTGGCAGCAGTGTCAACCATGGTGGTAGTGTCCACACTGTAAGCAAAAGCAACCTTGCGTCCAGAGACTCATCAGTCAGCCCTTTGTTGTTCAGAAGATCAGATGGTGATGGTTTCCAGCCTGACCATTCCTGCAGCGATTCCACACAGATGCCCACATCAACTTCAGGGTCAAACTGGAGTGTGTCACAGTCTTCAAAGACCATTATTTCAAACTCCTCCCCTGTATCCTCTAAGCGGAGCACACACAGTGGGTACTCCCAGAGCTTGGGTCTTAATGGACAGGAAAGCCAGCAAGAGCACTCTGGTGGAGATCAAGACCATGTCAGTCTATGTAGCTCAGCTAGCGAGATTAGCAGCCCCTACAGTAAAAGTGAAAATCTTTTCACAGCTCAAGGATCCGAGTCTGGCATGTCATGTTCAGTGACTGCTGGGGAGGAGGCAAAGAACAAGCGTAACTCCACTCGTAGTCTTTCAGTAATGAAGACGAAGCAACCCCCTGCACCTCCACAGAGAACAAACTCTCTCCATAGTAATACGATGAGAAGTAGTTCCAGGTTTCTGGTGGATAGCAAGGATCTTAATGACTCTGTGTCTGGACAGGTGGAAACTGCTACAGAAAATACTCTTGTGAAGGATGAGATTGAATTGGTCACtggaaatattaataaaatcCCCACCCCTATACCAAATTCTATTGGGTCCAGCTCCCCAGATGTTTCCTCCAGTCCTCTGAGCCCCACACAGGCCTCCTCCATAGAGACTGAAGGGCCACCAGAGCCGCAATCAGAATCCAGAAGCTCTTCCCCACAGAAAGCTCCCTCAGAAGGGGAAAAATTTGAACGGACCATGTCCCCTTCTAGTGGATACTCCAGCCAGAGTGGAACTCCAACACTTTCCCCTAAAGGTATCTCCCCAACCTCcccagaaaaacagaagaaaccaGTCAAGCCAGAGAGATCAGTGTCTCGGGCCTCAtcctctgcagcttctccttcctcttctcttacGTCTCTATCATCCGGTACACCTGAGCCAGTACACCCAGATTTTTCCACATGTAGCCCAAGTCTTCCTCCACAGGGCACTTCACCCACAGTTACATCAAACAAGCTCACACCAAAAAAGAATTCGTCAACATTGAGAGAAGAATTCAGAGAGCTCTTGAACATCCCACCACCTCCTAAGGTCAAAGCACcatgctctcctcctccagagacaTGGGTCCACAACAGACGTGCCTTTGAGCTCCTGTGTGGGCCCCACCCCTGTGTCAGCAAAGAAACCCACAAACCCCCAAAGATACAGGACAGCACAGTTAAACAGGTATGGACCCAGGATAGACCCACAAAGGAGATACAagtttttgttgaaaaacaGACAACTATAGTCAAACCCACCATAAAATTATCAGAACGTGTAGCAAAGCCTGTGACATTGTCAGCAACAGATCTTGAAGATGTCCAGAAAGAGCTAGAGAACAGGGAATGTCCAGTCGCTGAAACAGAGCGAGTGGAAGCAAGTGCAGATGTTCAGCCACAAGAGCAGAGTAGTGGCCCTGTAGTGAAAAACCCCAAGAACCAAGAGACAACTCAAAAGAAAGATCCCCCTCCTGTGATGAAAAAACCCATGACAATACTGGAAAGAGACGAACTGGTGTCAACAGAGCAGTCAGTAGAGAGCGAGCAAAGGGAAATGAGTAGTAGTACCCAGATAGAAGTAAATTTAGTTGTTGAGAACCATGCAGCATCCTCACAGGATGGGGTTATGGTTTTAGTTGAGAAGAGTGATAATGAGATGGACAGAGGTGAGGCCCCATCCATGCAGACACTTTCCGTAGAAGCGCCTAAAGTTAAAAAGGTCTCACCACCACTTACCCCTCCCCCAGCATACCACCCTGCACCTCCTCCCTCAAGAAAGACACCACCTTCATCGGTGTCAATGCCACCAACTGAATTAGAGGGGGTACAGGAGGAGATCCACATTGTCGAGTCTTGCTGgcctcctcccccaccaccatTGGAAGGGGACTCAGTCTttgatggaggagatgaggttGACTTTCCTCCCCCGCCGCCGCCATTTGTAACAGACAGTGCGCCAGATGTGATGGACAGTTGTGTCAAAAAGCTGGACCTCCTTGATGATTGTACTGTTGTTGCACAGGAAGTTGGAGAGATGAATATGGACTCAAGTGAAGCTGGGACATCTGCACAGGGAGAAAATCCAGATATGCCCGAAGCTGTTCCAAAATCAGCAGTACACGACAACAAACCAGAGATTGCTGTGCAACTTTCAAAATCTAACAGTGATGATGAGATTTCTTGTAAACCAGTGCAGAATGTTTCATCTCTTTCAGATAGTGTCCCACCTCTACCAGAAGAGGCACCTCTTTTACCACCAATGAAAAGAGCAGAGAACCCTGCATCAGTCACTGCTTTGGTTGCTTCCAGCAGTGTCCTGAGGCAAAACTCTCTGAAGATTGAGGATCAGTCTTCCTCAGGGTCACCCGTTAGTGCCCAAACTCCACTTACAGTCCCAGTAGCCCCGCCTCTACCAGCAGAGAGCATAACACATGGGGTTAATTTCAGACGGCAGCCCAGTGCAGCAAACCGAGACACCAGGAGCAAGGAGTTACTTTCCCGCCACAAAAGTGCACCCATTCCTAAAGAGGATGCAAATATACCTCTTGTCACCCCCTCCCTGCTTCAGATGGTTCGTCTCAGATCAGTCAACATGACTGAAGATCAGGTGAAAGCTCCCTCTGAGGACAAGCTAATAAACCACGAGGCTCCAGTTCAGGAGAATTGCCCCGTCTCAATCCCAGGACCTCAATACATTCCGCAAAAGCCCATCCGCAAGTCTCTGTCTCTAAAATACCCACCTCAGACAGTAAAAACTTCCTCCGTGACACTGAACGCCCCTTCCATGCGCTTACAAGAAGCCGTACGTATGAAAACTGCAGCCATGTCTTCAAGAGATGGTCTTCAATCGAGACTGGGTGTGAGATCACCCAGCTACAACTGTGTCAGTGAACCAGGAGGTCTGTCCCCAGCCTCTACCGCCAGCTTTATCTTCTCCAGGAGCACAAAAAAGGTTGTCATAGAGACTGCGACTGCCTCGTCGTCTGAAGCTCAGGCAAGTCTGAAGCAAAGCTTGGCGGCCGAGCTCATGCAGGTGTCTGACCAATCAAGGCCTGCCACTTTCTCCAACGGTGGGGTGAAGTGTGACAAAGTTCCTCCACCGGTAGCTAAGAAGCCGGCACATGGAAGCATCAGTCCTTCACAACATCACCCTGCCTGTTCGGGAAAGATGGAGTACAGTGTTGAAGGAAATGGAGCAATAGGAGGAGTACAACATACGAGCGGAATAACACCTCCTGAGACAACAA TTACAAGAGTGACAGCAGACACAATTGAAACACTGTTTTGA